From the Chitinolyticbacter meiyuanensis genome, one window contains:
- a CDS encoding LysR family transcriptional regulator, whose translation MTFIDPPWDLYRTLLAVLEHGSLSAAARALGLAQPTVGRQIEALETQLGLPLFTRSQTGLLPTDAARALRPHTEAMRASAAALLRLAQGSADEVRGAVRITAAEMVGIELLPPLLATLREQHAELVLELVLSDQLQNLLQRDADIAVRMSPPTQDALLAQKVGTVGLGLYAHRDYAQRHGLPQRLDELAQHALIGFDTELPYIRRLRERLALPIDRDDFAVRSDNTLAQLALLRAGFGIAFCHHGIAARDPALLPVLAQDFGFGLDTWVLMHEDLRGSRRHRVVFDALAEGLRAHLARP comes from the coding sequence ATGACCTTCATCGACCCCCCCTGGGATCTCTACCGCACACTGCTGGCCGTGCTCGAGCACGGCTCGCTCTCCGCCGCCGCCCGTGCGCTGGGGCTGGCCCAGCCAACGGTAGGCCGGCAGATCGAGGCACTGGAAACACAACTGGGCTTGCCGCTGTTCACCCGCTCGCAGACGGGGTTGCTGCCCACCGACGCCGCACGCGCATTACGGCCGCACACCGAGGCAATGCGTGCCAGCGCCGCGGCGCTGTTACGGCTGGCGCAGGGCAGTGCCGACGAGGTACGCGGCGCGGTGCGGATCACCGCGGCGGAGATGGTCGGTATTGAATTGCTACCGCCGCTGTTGGCCACGCTGCGCGAACAGCACGCCGAGCTCGTGCTGGAACTGGTGCTGTCGGACCAGCTGCAGAACCTGCTGCAGCGCGACGCCGACATCGCGGTGCGGATGAGCCCACCAACGCAGGATGCCCTGCTGGCGCAGAAGGTGGGGACGGTGGGACTGGGGCTGTATGCGCACCGCGACTACGCCCAACGCCATGGCTTGCCGCAGCGCCTGGACGAACTGGCGCAACACGCGCTGATCGGCTTCGATACCGAGCTGCCGTATATCCGCCGGCTACGCGAGCGGCTGGCGCTGCCAATCGACCGCGACGACTTCGCCGTGCGCAGCGACAACACCTTGGCGCAACTCGCGCTGCTGCGCGCCGGCTTCGGCATCGCCTTCTGCCATCACGGCATCGCCGCGCGCGACCCGGCCCTGCTGCCGGTGCTGGCGCAGGACTTCGGCTTTGGGCTGGATACCTGGGTGTTGATGCACGAGGATCTGCGCGGTAGCCGGCGCCATCGGGTGGTGTTCGATGCGCTGGCGGAGGGCCTGCGCGCGCATCTGGCCAGGCCGTGA
- a CDS encoding DUF1304 domain-containing protein yields the protein MHTVAVFVAALVVLLHLYFMVLEMFYWTRPLGRRVFRLNEEFAYQSRLLAANQGLYNGFLAIGLAWGLAMGPAGHGIQLFFLGCVICAGVFGAATVGRRILWVQAAPATAALLLLLATR from the coding sequence GTGCATACGGTCGCTGTCTTTGTCGCCGCTCTGGTGGTGTTGCTGCACCTCTATTTCATGGTGCTCGAAATGTTCTACTGGACGCGGCCATTGGGGCGGCGGGTGTTCCGGCTGAACGAGGAGTTCGCCTACCAGAGCCGCCTGCTGGCGGCCAACCAGGGCCTGTACAACGGCTTCCTCGCCATTGGCCTTGCCTGGGGGCTGGCGATGGGGCCGGCCGGTCACGGCATCCAGCTGTTCTTCCTCGGTTGCGTGATCTGCGCCGGCGTGTTCGGCGCCGCCACGGTCGGCCGCCGCATCCTGTGGGTACAGGCGGCTCCGGCCACCGCGGCATTGCTGCTGCTGTTGGCCACCCGCTAG
- a CDS encoding NAD-dependent epimerase/dehydratase family protein, translating to MAKQALVLGATGGIGGEVAAKLLARGWQVHALTRIAASRPDNGIRWHAGDALNRDDVLRAAAGSALIVHAVNPPGYRNWGQWVLPMIANTIAAAEANGARIVLPGTVYNYAAGDRVITEATPQDPDTRKGEIRVMLESRLQQAAAQGRARTLIVRAGDYFGPRSRNSWFAQGLITPGQPIGAVNLLGTVGHQWAYLPDVAEIMLRLVELGDALDDHAVYQIAGHWDGDGEQLVGAIIRASSRPDLAWRRFPWWLVRALAPVVPLMRELREIQPYWRHSLRLANDKLVATLGAEPRTPLDLAVATTLRGLGCLPDVAGAAAEPASA from the coding sequence ATGGCAAAACAGGCATTGGTACTGGGCGCAACCGGTGGCATCGGCGGGGAAGTGGCGGCCAAGCTGCTGGCACGCGGCTGGCAGGTTCACGCGCTGACACGCATTGCGGCCAGTCGGCCGGACAACGGCATCCGCTGGCACGCCGGCGACGCGCTGAACCGCGACGATGTGTTGCGTGCCGCTGCAGGCAGTGCGCTGATCGTGCATGCGGTCAATCCCCCGGGCTATCGCAACTGGGGACAGTGGGTGTTGCCGATGATAGCCAACACCATCGCCGCCGCCGAAGCGAATGGGGCGCGCATCGTATTGCCGGGTACCGTCTACAACTACGCGGCCGGTGACCGCGTGATCACCGAGGCCACGCCGCAAGACCCGGATACCCGCAAGGGCGAGATCCGCGTGATGCTGGAAAGCCGGCTGCAGCAGGCGGCGGCGCAAGGCCGGGCACGAACGCTGATTGTGCGGGCCGGCGACTACTTCGGTCCACGCAGCCGCAACAGCTGGTTTGCCCAGGGCTTGATCACGCCGGGGCAACCGATCGGTGCGGTGAATCTGCTCGGCACCGTCGGTCACCAGTGGGCCTACCTGCCCGATGTGGCCGAAATCATGCTGCGCCTGGTCGAACTGGGCGATGCGCTCGACGACCATGCCGTCTACCAGATAGCCGGGCACTGGGATGGGGATGGCGAGCAACTGGTGGGGGCGATCATCCGCGCCAGCAGCCGGCCGGACCTGGCTTGGCGCCGTTTCCCCTGGTGGCTGGTGCGTGCGCTGGCACCGGTGGTGCCGCTGATGCGCGAGTTACGCGAGATCCAGCCCTACTGGCGCCATAGCCTGCGCCTTGCCAACGACAAGCTGGTTGCCACGCTGGGCGCCGAGCCGCGCACGCCGCTGGATCTGGCGGTGGCCACCACCTTGCGCGGACTGGGCTGCCTGCCCGATGTGGCTGGTGCAGCAGCCGAGCCGGCCAGCGCCTAG
- a CDS encoding RNA-binding S4 domain-containing protein, translating into MQILEIQLYQDYIALCDLLKLAGVADSGGAGKALVASGAVSVDGVQELRKTNKIRAGQVVTLDGVEIRVVTAAD; encoded by the coding sequence ATGCAAATCCTCGAAATCCAGCTGTACCAGGACTACATCGCGCTGTGCGACCTGTTGAAACTCGCCGGTGTGGCCGACAGCGGCGGCGCCGGCAAGGCGCTGGTCGCCAGTGGCGCCGTCTCGGTCGACGGCGTGCAGGAGCTGCGCAAGACCAACAAGATCCGCGCCGGCCAGGTGGTGACGCTGGACGGTGTCGAGATCCGCGTGGTGACGGCAGCGGACTGA